The Syngnathus scovelli strain Florida chromosome 18, RoL_Ssco_1.2, whole genome shotgun sequence genome contains a region encoding:
- the zgc:112982 gene encoding BCLAF1 and THRAP3 family member 3 isoform X1 — translation MSRQMSPSQQSRRVPWDEHGPNRASAGHYGRPLDWKPIARNEERRFGEDMFPEAHRRSSPSPQDHFWRQRNQEGNFPRKPSPRRDFKDHHVPRSSRQQDGGFNADRQRRGFREDFQNVNSRARSQCSPPRFLREPLLLLPRSHSEHSQEAPPWRRDEWRGQGQLRDTSPRVRSEEQRGSRREGNVEGLNRSRQREDVQPPLKRPRREMDGQHHSGFRRDNKDFGDRCYSAATVDRAFHRETPDSGTPHFTEHGFQGTREPLDNGGQRDFHLRQQHADAASSSQEQFRNSNSGPDGREDSRKHHFPDKWGDGSERKRSLPPQERANFARYDRQGTPTNHRGRGGPHLARGRVSHMGNRTNFLQSSRSYQNSPREEPRAGYRSQRETSYPNAEEEGPSWTQDDRRPKQVQPASLERGLHRSGPDVNQPRPHLWEESESKNVTVVTEETLTIKVDMSRPILHTSSPCYSAERQLSIDLVNVGRRRPDFLPEAPGAVPESDGARGGAFAQEIITLVHNVKELYFKGNGITLNKRFSAPQYSRDETATGLTLNQRFSSKQYVSVMPQSVRSNMNTAPSHGNIQPLFPALSGAQTPHGPGDLRHDLERRRQKRLEGVTITIPGSGPPSPVKVRCGAPNVMLEDERDYRRDGNTGPRRGGPYRTNAGPMSRVKNQQHVRMQNCHNNGKGLSW, via the exons ATGTCCCGACAGATGTCGCCGTCACAACAAAGCAG GCGGGTCCCATGGGACGAACACGGACCAAACAGAGCTTCAGCGGGACACTATGGAAGACCATTGGACTGGAAGCCCATTGCCAGAAATGAAGAGCGCAGGTTTGGTGAGGACATGTTCCCAGAAGCCCACAGGAGATCCTCTCCTTCTCCGCAGGATCACTTTTGGCGTCAGCGAAATCAGGAGGGCAATTTTCCACGGAAACCGTCACCTCGACGTGATTTCAAAGACCACCATGTCCCACGAAGCTCCCGCCAGCAGGATGGCGGATTCAATGcagacagacaaagaagaggctTCAGAGAAGACTTTCAGAATGTTAACAGCAGAGCAAGGTCACAGTGTTCGCCGCCGAGGTTCCTTAGGGAAccgttgctgctgctgcctcgCAGTCACTCGGAACACTCGCAGGAAGCCCCACCTTGGAGGCGGGACGAGTGGCGCGGCCAGGGGCAGTTGCGAGACACCAGCCCCAGGGTTAGATCCGAGGAGCAAAGAGGAAGCCGAAGAGAAGGGAATGTTGAAGGTCTGAATAGAAGCCGGCAAAGAGAAGATGTTCAGCCCCCCTTAAAGCGGCCGAGAAGAGAAATGGACGGCCAACATCACAGCGG GTTCAGACGGGACAACAAGGATTTTGGGGATCGGTGCTATTCGGCCGCCACGGTTGACAGAGCCTTCCACAGGGAGACTCCCGACTCGGGAACTCCTCACTTCACTGAACACGGATTCCAAGGCACCCGGGAACCCTTAGATAACGGTGGACAGCGTGATTTTCACTTGAGACAGCAACATGCCGATGCAGCGAGCTCCTCACAAGAACAATTCCGGAATTCAAATAGTGGGCCGGACGGCCGAGAagattccagaaaacaccacttTCCTGATAAATGGGGGGATGGCTCGGAACGCAAGAGGAGCCTCCCGCCGcaagaacgggcaaactttgcgAGATATGACAGACAAGGCACTCCCACAAACCATAGAGGGAGAGGCGGTCCTCACCTCGCCAGAGGTAGGGTCAGTCACATGGGGAACCGGACAAACTTTCTGCAGTCCTCTCGGAGCTACCAAAACAGTCCTCGTGAGGAGCCCAGAGCGGGATACAGATCCCAAAGGGAAACGAGTTACCCCAATGCAGAAGAGGAAGGACCCAGCTGGACGCAAGACGACAGACGCCCGAAGCAGGTCCAGCCTGCTAGTCTGGAGCGAGGCTTGCACAGGAGCGGCCCAGACGTGAACCAGCCCAGACCACATCTGTGGGAAGAATCAGAGTCCAAAAACGTGACTGTGGTAACGGAGGAAACTCTCACCATCAAAGTGGACATGAGCCGGCCCATCCTGCACACCAG CTCGCCGTGTTACTCTGCAGAGCGCCAGCTCTCGATTGACCTGGTTAATGTGGGTCGCCGGCGTCCGGATTTCCTCCCGGAGGCACCGGGGGCCGTGCCAGAGAGCGACGGCGCGCGCGGGGGAGCCTTTGCGCAGGAAATCATCACGCTGGTGCACAATGTCAAAG AGTTATACTTCAAAGGCAACGGCATCACGTTGAACAAACGGTTCTCTGCACCACAATACTCCCGAGACGAGACGGCGACAGGGTTGACGCTGAACCAGAGGTTCTCATCCAAGCAGTACGTCTCCGTGATGCCGCAATCTGTCCGATCAAA CATGAACACGGCTCCGTCGCACGGCAACATCCAGCCGCTCTTTCCCGCTTTGAGCGGCGCGCAG ACGCCTCACGGTCCTGGCGACCTGAGACACGACCTTGAGAGGCGGCGTCAGAAGCGTCTGGAGGGCGTCACCATCACCATCCCAGGAAGTGGCCCGCCCTCCCCCGTCAAAGTCCGCTGTGGCGCCCCCAATGTGATGCTTGAAGACGAGCGGGACTACAGGAgggacggcaacacg GGCCCCAGACGAGGAGGCCCGTACAGGACCAACGCCGGCCCGATGTCCAGGGTAAAAAACCAACAGCACGTCAGGATGCAGAACTGCCACAACAATGGTAAGG GTCTCAGCTGGTGA
- the zgc:112982 gene encoding BCLAF1 and THRAP3 family member 3 isoform X3, with protein sequence MSRQMSPSQQSRRVPWDEHGPNRASAGHYGRPLDWKPIARNEERRFGEDMFPEAHRRSSPSPQDHFWRQRNQEGNFPRKPSPRRDFKDHHVPRSSRQQDGGFNADRQRRGFREDFQNVNSRARSQCSPPRFLREPLLLLPRSHSEHSQEAPPWRRDEWRGQGQLRDTSPRVRSEEQRGSRREGNVEGLNRSRQREDVQPPLKRPRREMDGQHHSGFRRDNKDFGDRCYSAATVDRAFHRETPDSGTPHFTEHGFQGTREPLDNGGQRDFHLRQQHADAASSSQEQFRNSNSGPDGREDSRKHHFPDKWGDGSERKRSLPPQERANFARYDRQGTPTNHRGRGGPHLARGRVSHMGNRTNFLQSSRSYQNSPREEPRAGYRSQRETSYPNAEEEGPSWTQDDRRPKQVQPASLERGLHRSGPDVNQPRPHLWEESESKNVTVVTEETLTIKVDMSRPILHTSSPCYSAERQLSIDLVNVGRRRPDFLPEAPGAVPESDGARGGAFAQEIITLVHNVKELYFKGNGITLNKRFSAPQYSRDETATGLTLNQRFSSKHMNTAPSHGNIQPLFPALSGAQTPHGPGDLRHDLERRRQKRLEGVTITIPGSGPPSPVKVRCGAPNVMLEDERDYRRDGNTGPRRGGPYRTNAGPMSRVKNQQHVRMQNCHNNGKGLSW encoded by the exons ATGTCCCGACAGATGTCGCCGTCACAACAAAGCAG GCGGGTCCCATGGGACGAACACGGACCAAACAGAGCTTCAGCGGGACACTATGGAAGACCATTGGACTGGAAGCCCATTGCCAGAAATGAAGAGCGCAGGTTTGGTGAGGACATGTTCCCAGAAGCCCACAGGAGATCCTCTCCTTCTCCGCAGGATCACTTTTGGCGTCAGCGAAATCAGGAGGGCAATTTTCCACGGAAACCGTCACCTCGACGTGATTTCAAAGACCACCATGTCCCACGAAGCTCCCGCCAGCAGGATGGCGGATTCAATGcagacagacaaagaagaggctTCAGAGAAGACTTTCAGAATGTTAACAGCAGAGCAAGGTCACAGTGTTCGCCGCCGAGGTTCCTTAGGGAAccgttgctgctgctgcctcgCAGTCACTCGGAACACTCGCAGGAAGCCCCACCTTGGAGGCGGGACGAGTGGCGCGGCCAGGGGCAGTTGCGAGACACCAGCCCCAGGGTTAGATCCGAGGAGCAAAGAGGAAGCCGAAGAGAAGGGAATGTTGAAGGTCTGAATAGAAGCCGGCAAAGAGAAGATGTTCAGCCCCCCTTAAAGCGGCCGAGAAGAGAAATGGACGGCCAACATCACAGCGG GTTCAGACGGGACAACAAGGATTTTGGGGATCGGTGCTATTCGGCCGCCACGGTTGACAGAGCCTTCCACAGGGAGACTCCCGACTCGGGAACTCCTCACTTCACTGAACACGGATTCCAAGGCACCCGGGAACCCTTAGATAACGGTGGACAGCGTGATTTTCACTTGAGACAGCAACATGCCGATGCAGCGAGCTCCTCACAAGAACAATTCCGGAATTCAAATAGTGGGCCGGACGGCCGAGAagattccagaaaacaccacttTCCTGATAAATGGGGGGATGGCTCGGAACGCAAGAGGAGCCTCCCGCCGcaagaacgggcaaactttgcgAGATATGACAGACAAGGCACTCCCACAAACCATAGAGGGAGAGGCGGTCCTCACCTCGCCAGAGGTAGGGTCAGTCACATGGGGAACCGGACAAACTTTCTGCAGTCCTCTCGGAGCTACCAAAACAGTCCTCGTGAGGAGCCCAGAGCGGGATACAGATCCCAAAGGGAAACGAGTTACCCCAATGCAGAAGAGGAAGGACCCAGCTGGACGCAAGACGACAGACGCCCGAAGCAGGTCCAGCCTGCTAGTCTGGAGCGAGGCTTGCACAGGAGCGGCCCAGACGTGAACCAGCCCAGACCACATCTGTGGGAAGAATCAGAGTCCAAAAACGTGACTGTGGTAACGGAGGAAACTCTCACCATCAAAGTGGACATGAGCCGGCCCATCCTGCACACCAG CTCGCCGTGTTACTCTGCAGAGCGCCAGCTCTCGATTGACCTGGTTAATGTGGGTCGCCGGCGTCCGGATTTCCTCCCGGAGGCACCGGGGGCCGTGCCAGAGAGCGACGGCGCGCGCGGGGGAGCCTTTGCGCAGGAAATCATCACGCTGGTGCACAATGTCAAAG AGTTATACTTCAAAGGCAACGGCATCACGTTGAACAAACGGTTCTCTGCACCACAATACTCCCGAGACGAGACGGCGACAGGGTTGACGCTGAACCAGAGGTTCTCATCCAAGCA CATGAACACGGCTCCGTCGCACGGCAACATCCAGCCGCTCTTTCCCGCTTTGAGCGGCGCGCAG ACGCCTCACGGTCCTGGCGACCTGAGACACGACCTTGAGAGGCGGCGTCAGAAGCGTCTGGAGGGCGTCACCATCACCATCCCAGGAAGTGGCCCGCCCTCCCCCGTCAAAGTCCGCTGTGGCGCCCCCAATGTGATGCTTGAAGACGAGCGGGACTACAGGAgggacggcaacacg GGCCCCAGACGAGGAGGCCCGTACAGGACCAACGCCGGCCCGATGTCCAGGGTAAAAAACCAACAGCACGTCAGGATGCAGAACTGCCACAACAATGGTAAGG GTCTCAGCTGGTGA
- the lipib gene encoding lipase member H: MLPCGRLAVLGLALLCQGFEEGGSSSDDSCDNFTDLNLSHCFLGTSLYVRLLLYTRANPTCGRELHHQRFPSEPLFNLSRPTAFVIHGYRPTGAPPVWIDHLVRLLAERRDLNVIVVDWNRGAANLNYLTAVAYTREAAHNLTAFIGSMQEEGASLDSVHLIGVSLGAHLAGFVGANLKGKIGRITGLDPAGPLFNSATPDERLDPSDAMFVDVLHTDMDSFGLRGAHGHVDFYANGGADQPGCPKTIFAGKSYFVCDHQRSMFLYLCALNGTCSLTAYPCTSYADFLDGRCLQCEAFKPASCPQLGYDVIQWRESLLRLGQTKVYFSTTASHPYMKMNYRVDMVTWNQYLRWGVVYIRLHSGRNVTEARVDHKLLRFEQFTSTRLLAQFDEDLLHVHKISLRISTGNVIGPRYKIRLLRIRLTPLEHPQRPLMCRFDVIMEENTEVAFRPSSCNSRR, translated from the exons ATGTTGCCCTGCGGACGACTTGCCGTGCTGGGACTTGCGCTGCTCTGCCAAG GCTTTGAGGAAGGCGGCAGCAGCAGTGACGACTCATGTGACAACTTCACGGACCTCAACTTGTCCCATTGCTTCCTGGGCACCAGCCTGTACGTACGCCTGCTGCTATACACACGCGCCAACCCGACGTGCGGCCGCGAGCTGCACCATCAGCGCTTCCCGTCCGAGCCGCTCTTCAACCTCTCCCGGCCCACCGCCTTCGTCATCCACGGCTACCGGCCCACCGGCGCGCCGCCCGTGTGGATCGACCACTTGGTGCGCCTGCTGGCTGAGCGGCGGGACCTCAATGTCATTGTGGTGGATTGGAACCGGGGGGCCGCCAACCTCAACTACCTCACCGCCGTGGCCTACACCAGGGAGGCGGCTCACAACCTGACGGCATTCATCGGAAGCATGCAG GAAGAAGGAGCCTCGCTGGATTCGGTGCACCTCATTGGCGTCAGTCTGGGGGCGCACCTCGCCGGCTTTGTGGGTGCCAACCTGAAGGGAAAGATCGGGCGCATCACAG GTTTGGACCCGGCCGGGCCTCTTTTCAACAGCGCCACGCCGGACGAGAGGCTGGACCCTTCCGACGCCATGTTTGTGGACGTCCTGCACACAGATATGGACT CGTTTGGCCTGCGGGGTGCTCACGGTCACGTTGACTTCTACGCCAACGGTGGGGCCGACCAGCCCGGTTGCCCCAAAACCATCTTTGCTG GAAAGTCTTACTTTGTGTGCGACCACCAGCGTTCCATGTTCCTGTACCTGTGCGCCCTCAACGGCACGTGCAGCCTGACGGCGTACCCGTGCACCTCCTACGCCGACTTCCTGGATGGACGCTGCCTGCAGTGTGAAGCCTTCAAGCCCGCTTCCTGCCCGCAGCTCG GCTATGATGTCATTCAATGGCGGGAAAGTCTTCTGCGACTGGGACAGACCAAAGTGTACTTCAGCACCACCGCCTCGCACCCTTACATGA AGATGAACTACAGAGTGGACATGGTGACGTGGAACCAGTACCTCCGCTGGGGGGTGGTCTACATCCGCCTGCATAGCGGCAGGAACGTCACAGAGGCCCGTGTGGACCA CAAGCTTCTTCGCTTTGAGCAGTTCACGTCCACGCGTCTTCTGGCCCAGTTTGACGAGGACCTGCTGCACGTGCACAAGATATCCCTGCGCATCAGCACGGGTAATGTGATCGGGCCTCGCTACAAGATCAGACTGCTGCGAATACGACTGACGCCGCTAGAGCACCCGCAAAG GCCACTGATGTGCCGCTTTGACGTCATCATGGAGGAAAACACAGAGGTGGCGTTCCGGCCGTCATCGTGCAATTCTCGGCGCTGA
- the zgc:112982 gene encoding BCLAF1 and THRAP3 family member 3 isoform X2 has translation MSRQMSPSQQSRRVPWDEHGPNRASAGHYGRPLDWKPIARNEERRFGEDMFPEAHRRSSPSPQDHFWRQRNQEGNFPRKPSPRRDFKDHHVPRSSRQQDGGFNADRQRRGFREDFQNVNSRARSQCSPPRFLREPLLLLPRSHSEHSQEAPPWRRDEWRGQGQLRDTSPRVRSEEQRGSRREGNVEGLNRSRQREDVQPPLKRPRREMDGQHHSGFRRDNKDFGDRCYSAATVDRAFHRETPDSGTPHFTEHGFQGTREPLDNGGQRDFHLRQQHADAASSSQEQFRNSNSGPDGREDSRKHHFPDKWGDGSERKRSLPPQERANFARYDRQGTPTNHRGRGGPHLARGRVSHMGNRTNFLQSSRSYQNSPREEPRAGYRSQRETSYPNAEEEGPSWTQDDRRPKQVQPASLERGLHRSGPDVNQPRPHLWEESESKNVTVVTEETLTIKVDMSRPILHTSSPCYSAERQLSIDLVNVGRRRPDFLPEAPGAVPESDGARGGAFAQEIITLVHNVKELYFKGNGITLNKRFSAPQYSRDETATGLTLNQRFSSKQYVSVMPQSVRSNMNTAPSHGNIQPLFPALSGAQTPHGPGDLRHDLERRRQKRLEGVTITIPGSGPPSPVKVRCGAPNVMLEDERDYRRDGNTGPRRGGPYRTNAGPMSRVKNQQHVRMQNCHNNGLSW, from the exons ATGTCCCGACAGATGTCGCCGTCACAACAAAGCAG GCGGGTCCCATGGGACGAACACGGACCAAACAGAGCTTCAGCGGGACACTATGGAAGACCATTGGACTGGAAGCCCATTGCCAGAAATGAAGAGCGCAGGTTTGGTGAGGACATGTTCCCAGAAGCCCACAGGAGATCCTCTCCTTCTCCGCAGGATCACTTTTGGCGTCAGCGAAATCAGGAGGGCAATTTTCCACGGAAACCGTCACCTCGACGTGATTTCAAAGACCACCATGTCCCACGAAGCTCCCGCCAGCAGGATGGCGGATTCAATGcagacagacaaagaagaggctTCAGAGAAGACTTTCAGAATGTTAACAGCAGAGCAAGGTCACAGTGTTCGCCGCCGAGGTTCCTTAGGGAAccgttgctgctgctgcctcgCAGTCACTCGGAACACTCGCAGGAAGCCCCACCTTGGAGGCGGGACGAGTGGCGCGGCCAGGGGCAGTTGCGAGACACCAGCCCCAGGGTTAGATCCGAGGAGCAAAGAGGAAGCCGAAGAGAAGGGAATGTTGAAGGTCTGAATAGAAGCCGGCAAAGAGAAGATGTTCAGCCCCCCTTAAAGCGGCCGAGAAGAGAAATGGACGGCCAACATCACAGCGG GTTCAGACGGGACAACAAGGATTTTGGGGATCGGTGCTATTCGGCCGCCACGGTTGACAGAGCCTTCCACAGGGAGACTCCCGACTCGGGAACTCCTCACTTCACTGAACACGGATTCCAAGGCACCCGGGAACCCTTAGATAACGGTGGACAGCGTGATTTTCACTTGAGACAGCAACATGCCGATGCAGCGAGCTCCTCACAAGAACAATTCCGGAATTCAAATAGTGGGCCGGACGGCCGAGAagattccagaaaacaccacttTCCTGATAAATGGGGGGATGGCTCGGAACGCAAGAGGAGCCTCCCGCCGcaagaacgggcaaactttgcgAGATATGACAGACAAGGCACTCCCACAAACCATAGAGGGAGAGGCGGTCCTCACCTCGCCAGAGGTAGGGTCAGTCACATGGGGAACCGGACAAACTTTCTGCAGTCCTCTCGGAGCTACCAAAACAGTCCTCGTGAGGAGCCCAGAGCGGGATACAGATCCCAAAGGGAAACGAGTTACCCCAATGCAGAAGAGGAAGGACCCAGCTGGACGCAAGACGACAGACGCCCGAAGCAGGTCCAGCCTGCTAGTCTGGAGCGAGGCTTGCACAGGAGCGGCCCAGACGTGAACCAGCCCAGACCACATCTGTGGGAAGAATCAGAGTCCAAAAACGTGACTGTGGTAACGGAGGAAACTCTCACCATCAAAGTGGACATGAGCCGGCCCATCCTGCACACCAG CTCGCCGTGTTACTCTGCAGAGCGCCAGCTCTCGATTGACCTGGTTAATGTGGGTCGCCGGCGTCCGGATTTCCTCCCGGAGGCACCGGGGGCCGTGCCAGAGAGCGACGGCGCGCGCGGGGGAGCCTTTGCGCAGGAAATCATCACGCTGGTGCACAATGTCAAAG AGTTATACTTCAAAGGCAACGGCATCACGTTGAACAAACGGTTCTCTGCACCACAATACTCCCGAGACGAGACGGCGACAGGGTTGACGCTGAACCAGAGGTTCTCATCCAAGCAGTACGTCTCCGTGATGCCGCAATCTGTCCGATCAAA CATGAACACGGCTCCGTCGCACGGCAACATCCAGCCGCTCTTTCCCGCTTTGAGCGGCGCGCAG ACGCCTCACGGTCCTGGCGACCTGAGACACGACCTTGAGAGGCGGCGTCAGAAGCGTCTGGAGGGCGTCACCATCACCATCCCAGGAAGTGGCCCGCCCTCCCCCGTCAAAGTCCGCTGTGGCGCCCCCAATGTGATGCTTGAAGACGAGCGGGACTACAGGAgggacggcaacacg GGCCCCAGACGAGGAGGCCCGTACAGGACCAACGCCGGCCCGATGTCCAGGGTAAAAAACCAACAGCACGTCAGGATGCAGAACTGCCACAACAATG GTCTCAGCTGGTGA